The genomic region ATGCGGTATTTCCCTGAAGTTCAAGGACAGGTCAGACTTCCTGGCCTTAAGTCAGCAGTCTTCCTTCCAGCCTTTGCTGGCGCTGGGGTCCTACTTGCCTTACTGCTCTGGCTCCTCTCTGAGCATAGCAGGCTGCCTTTGCTTCTATCTGTTGAGTTGGCCTGGCAGCCATGGTTTTTCCAGAAACATCCCTGTCTGAATTGCCTTTGTATCACTTTGCTTGCAGTAGCTGAGGGAGCAAGGCCTGGGCGTGGAAGGGACTGGTTAGTTCCCATGGGCGTGGGGGAGGAGCGGTGGGTCTTCCTCCTCGCCCCTGTGCCCCGCACCTCTGGGCCTTCACCGTAGAACCctgttctctctgctcagaggcAGCCCTGGATGACCTCTGTGCCGCTGAAACCGATGTGGATGACCCTGAGATGGACTGCAGCTGAGGCCGCTGAACACTGAGCCACACGGTGGCACCAGAACCACTATTTTCCCCTCCGCTTCATCAGATTAAAAGCAGTGAAGGGTTGTTTGAGAACTCCCCAGCCTTGTGATGTTTCCTGAGTCTGACGCTGAGTGGGAGGGATGGAGCAGGAGCCAGACCCAGGGAAGGCTGATATCCCTCCTAAGCCTGGCTGGAGTTGAGACCCGTCCCCATGGTAACGAATCTGCCCTGAGGAAGAAGCCCGGCCCTGCCCAGCCTGTGGAATTGTCCTGAGTCATCGCTTTGGGCTGAGGCCACGGGAAGAAACCATTGTGCGGCAAGGCAGGAGGCAGCTGGGAGCTGAGGCCTACACCAGGGAGACCTGAGAAAGTGGGGCCATGGGGAGGTGCACGGTGGCCGCATCTGAGGTCCCTGGCTGGCTAGAGCCCTGCTGCTAGGCTTCCCCGAAGGGCTGGGCACCACGACCCTTCTGCCGGCGGACTTTCATGGCATGAGGGCTCTGATGCATTGTGCCAGCCAGCAGGCCCACGGCTGTAGGTCGGAAGCCTCTGTGGAGTCATGAAGGGGGTAGTGCTTGGGGAGGGACAGACCTGGCCGCCTGACAAACAAGGCGGGCCCCACTCAGGAAAGCCCATAGGCTGGCTCACACTAAGTTTCACTTCCCGCCACTAACTGCCGGCAGCAAGAACCAGCCAGACCCCGAATCACTGCTGCTGCCTGCTGCTCGGTAAGTGAGGACCCCCATGGGGTTGGGGCAGGGTGGGAAAGCCTCACGGTCAACCTAGGCCCAGACCAGGTGGGTGCTAGGGGAGGAGCCAAGCCTTCCCCCAAGACAGTTGAGTCGGAAGCCAGGCCACCCTCTCTGGCTTCCTGCCCTGGAAGCAGGTCAGGTCCTAGAGCTCACCGACAGTGTGACAGTGCTGGTCTTTGCGGAGAAGGCCAGAGATGTGCTGAGgtgccccaccccacctgcctcagCTCTTCCCACTGGGGCACTCAtacaccccacccctgctccttcccaggcTCCTGGCAGGTACCCAGCATGGGCTCAcaggccccagccccaggaccCGTGCAGACCCTCATTTTCTTGGACCTGGAGGCCACTGGCCTGCCTTCCTCCCAGCCCAAGGTCACGGAGCTGTGCCTGCTGGCTGTCCACAGATGTGCCCTGGAGAGCTCACCCCCTACTCAGGGGCCTCCCACAGTGCCCCCACCACCCCGGGTGCTGGACaagctctctctgtgtgtggctCCAGGGAAGGCTTGCAGCCCAGAAGCTAGCAAGATCACAGGCCTAAGCACAGCCATACTGGCAGCACATGGACGACTGTGCTTTGACGCCGACCTGGCCGGCCTGCTCCGAGCCTTCCTGCAGCGCCAGCCACAGCCCTGGTGCCTCGTGGCACACAACGGCGACCGCTATGACTTCCCCTTGCTCCAGGCGGAGCTGGCTGTACTAGGCCTTGCTAGTGTTCTGGATGGTGCCCTCTGTGTGGATAGCATTGCTGCCCTGAAGGCCCTGGAGCGTGCTGCCAGCCCCTCAGAGCATGGTCCGCGGAAGAGCTACAGTCTGGGCAGTGTCTACACACGCCTGTATGGCCAGGCCCCCCCGGACTCCCACATGGCCGAGAGTGACGTCCTTGCCCTGCTCAGCATCTGTCAGTGGAGGCCGCGGGCCCTGCTCCAGTGGGTGGATGCACACGCCAGGCCGTTCAGCACCGTCAAGCCCATGTATGTGGTCACAGCCTCTGCTGGAACCAACCCAAGGCCATCTGCCTCCACGGCCACTAAAGCCCTGGCCAGAGCCACGGACACTAGTGCCAACCTGGGCAAGGGCAGGAAGCCCAAGGCCGTTCCTCCAGTGGAGGGCCCTGGAGCCTCACCCAAGGAGGGACTGCTGGCCCCACTGGGCCTGCTGGCCTTCCTCACCTTGGCACTAGCCATGCTGTATGGGCTCTCCTTGGCGACACCTGGGCAGTAGGCCAAGAGGAAAGTCTGACCAATAAagaccccctcctctccagcactGAGTAGCCGCTCACCTCTACCCTCCTTGGCAGCCTTAGAGGAGCCACCTGTACCTCTGCCCACACTCAGGGAcctggggagggggacacaggatGGCACGGTCCGTCCTTCACCCTCCCTAGCAAGATGGTCAGACGTCTGAGTCTAGGAAAGACATGGAAATCCAAGAGTTGCATGAAGACGGGACATGGCCTAATGCCCACTCCCAGCACCCAGGCTCTGAAAAAAGAAGGCAGCAGCCCCAAATGTTTGCATTTATTATAAACAAAGGTGCAGACCCTAAACTCTCAGAAACACATCAACAGGTACAAAGCTAAGACAGATCTGGTGAGATATTAACAGAGGGACAGGGAACACCGAGGTATTCATGTCTGGGCCAGAGCAGCCACCTAGGGCCCCCTTCCACCTTTGGTCCAGATGGCCCCTTGGCCCAGGTGCCCTAGGTGCCAGGACACACTGTGGACTGGGGTACAGGAGCTGGCTATTCTGTGAAGCTGGTGTCAGGAGAAGCAGGGCCTATCAGAGGCCTGACGGTTCCTCTCCACTGTGGGCCAATTTCCTTCCAGGACCCAGGAGGTCCAGCCTCACAAAAAACGATCACATACATTTTGAAACAGGAAACAGGCAAAATGTTtggctaaaagaaaaacaaaaacactgcagGGAGGACACCTGAGTGTGCAGGTGGACAGAGGCTGCCCTGCCGCCCTGTGGTAGGGGTGGCCAGCCAGGGCAGCCAGAGCCGTGGGTGGACGTGGCCCTCCAGCTGGTCCCAGGGAGGATGTAGGACAGTCCAAGCAGACCGTGTTCGGGTGGCCGAGCCTCTGCCTCAAGTGTTTCGGTCTCAGGAGGCTGTCCACCCTCTGCTGGGCATGGCGCAGGCTCTGGCACTGTGGGATGTCTGCTTAGCCGGGCCCCAAGCCTCACCCCCACGCCATGATGGCTCTGGTTCCTCGAAGAGTACCCCACACCCTGGGGACAGGCCATGGCCTTGAACAATGGCTTGTCACTCCACCAAAACCAGAACACATGGGCACGTTGCCCACAAAAAGCCTCACTGTCCTGGCATGGCAAGACCCACCGGCCTGGTCTCCCTGGGACGGTACGGGAAAGAACTCCCAGTCTTTGAATTTTGAGATTTCGAAAGAGCACAATTTCAAGTGAGGAAGAGAATGAAGTAGGGTCCCAGCAACTCTGGCAAGGACTGCCCCCCACCATGTTGGCATCACAAGAAGCTTCGTGTACAAATGGGACACAAACACCACGCATGGGGAGAAAAAGACCGTGCCTCCAtacccatcttctctctctctctctttctctctctctctctctctctcacacacacacacacacacacacacccaagggGCAGCCAGGGAAGCAGGGACATGTTCAGGGAACTGCCTTCGGTGGGTCCATGTAGGCCGGGTTGTAAGGAGGCTGGCTGGCAGGGTAGGGCATGGCCGCACCTCCTGAAAACAGAAGAGGATACCGGTTGGTTGTGCACCTGGAGGACTGCAGCACAAGGGGACAGTGGCAGGAGATGTGGGGGGCCAGGCAGGGTTGGCGTTGGCAGTGGTACTCACCAGCCAGTGTCTCGTGGTATGCTGGGGGGCCCATAGGCTGGGCAGGGTAAGGCGGGGGGTACTGTGTTGGGTAAGGTGCTGCTGGCATCCCTGGCTGTGGGGGCATGGGGTGGTAGCCCTGGTACGTCGGTCCTGGGTAGCTGGGGGGCACACTTGGAGGCTGAGGGTAAGGGGTGTGCACCACCGTCGTGGCCGTGGTGGTGGTGACCACCGCTGCAAAGAGAATCCCAGTCAGGACCAAGCCCCCCTCACTCCAGCTTAGCCAAGCCAGAGCCCTGGTCAGCAAcacccccctgcccctgggcTCTGCACCTGCGCACCCAGGGTCCCGGGGTGAGGGGGTCTAGGGAGGGGGTGGGCGTGCTTACGACGCGGTGGCCGGCGGCACATCTTATAGAGAGAGCAGCAGGAACAGGTGAAGCAGATGATGACGGTGACAACAGTGAGCACGAAGATGGTCAGGCCGATGGCTACGGTTGCCCCAAACCTGCCAAAGAGCCAGCCGTGACCCAGGGCGCCTCTCGCCCCAGCCCGGCCCTAGCCGTCCACACCCCACCATTCCCAGGGGCACCCTTCTTGCCAGAGGAGACTCTGGGCCACACAGGGCAACTTCCAGGTGGGGCAACTTGAACCTCCTTCCCACCATTTCCCCAGTGTAAAAGGGGGTTGTTTCGTGAGTCTGTATAAAGCACCTCACCCAGCGTCTACCCCTCTTGTGTCCCACCTCTTCGAGGGTCTCCCGATCACACACCCATCTTGTTCACCCCAACCACTCAGCAGCAGGTCCTCGGGCACATGGCTTAAGCCAGTCCCTGGGGGCGACATCAACTAGCTCACGGCCCCTGGGAGCCCACAATTCAGTGCAGGGGGCAGACGCTGAGGAAGAATGGAAGCACAAGGGACAGAGGCGGGGGAGAAATCCCAGGAGAGCAGAGGCCAGTGTGCCCAGAACAGTGAGGAGAGGCACAcagggaacacagccctgccactGGCCCCAGAGAGGGGCTACAGGCCCCCTGGAGTGACAGGGAACCCACTGGGTGCCCAGCACCGTACCAGAAGTTCGCATACATCCTGGGCTCCCACGCTCTGACCAGGAGGCCAAGTGGGTAAGCAGAGCCAGGCCTGCCTGATGCCAGTCCCTCAGCGAGGACCATAGCAGAGTAGAGGGGctttaagaaaaggaagacccgggacgcctgggtggctcagttggttgagcagctgccttcggctcgggtcatgatcccggcgtcctggaatcgagtcccgcatcgggctccttgctcggcggggagcctgcttctccctctgcctctgcctgccattctgtctgcctgtgcttgctctctccccatctctctctctgataaataaataaaatcttaaaaaaaaaaaaaaaaaaagaaaagaaaaggcagacccaagcatgcttgggtggctcagtgggttaagcctctacccttggttcgggtcatggtcccagggttctgggatggagccccgcatgaggctccttgctcagcctggggagcctgcatctccctctgcccctttccctgctcatgctctcactctcactcataagtaaatagtttaaaaaaaaaatcttaaaaaaaaaaagaaaaagaaagggcaggCCCTGGACAGGGAGTTCACCAACATTGACTTTCAAGGGCAGATGGAGTCCCTTGCTCTCCTCTTCTATTGCCAGGGACCAAACCCTAAGAAAAGGCACATGCTTGATGACAGCACCTAGAATATTCAAACgtggaaggaggggcacctgactggctcagctggtagagcagaCCACTCTAgatctgggttcaagccccacccaCGTTGGGCGTGGAGCCTCCTCACGGCaggcccagggggagggggggtgtaccccactccaccccaccccagccctgggtggAGGGGCTTCCCCTCACAGTTCAGAGGGGCAGCACCATCTCAGCAGGGCCCCACACAGCCCAGCTAGTGACAGACTTTTCACACTGAGGATTCCAAAATACACAAACGCATTCACAAACCAGAAACCTGCCCGGGACTCAAGCACCTCCCAGACCCGCTGCTGCCCCCAAGGAATGgggacacggacacacacacacacacacacacacacacacacacactatggcgCCCAAGCTCACCCCATGTTAGCCTCCGCCTTCACTCCCGGGCTTCCCGCAGCCCTGGACTTCCCCTATTTCCATCGTGGGCCACTCAGTTCCAAACTCCTCCCCTTTCGAGGAAAGGAAAGCAAGTCTTGGCCCTCCCCTATCTCTGACGTCAGCGCAGAGCCCTTAAAGACACAGCAAAGCCCAGCGGTGCCAGGGAGGcctggagcagggagggaagccAGGGCTGTCCAGCGGTCCTCCCAAAGTGGCCCCTGTCCCGGCCTTGTCTGCCCTGACCTGGTCTGGCCTCACACCATGGCTGTCCACCTTCCTGCCCTGATGCTGCCCTGGATCCGAGGTGTGGGGGACCGAGCCACACACctgcccagccagccagccctgtTGCAGCTGTCCTCCTTGATGGGCACCTTCAGCGATCTAGGTccaccagcagccctggggacccCTGGGTCCCCAGTGCGTGCTCCAAGCCATTAGCCTGCCTCGCCAGGACGACACAGAAGCCTCTTCAAGTGCCTTTGGCCAATCTGCCTGGTCTGATCATGTCACCCTGCTCAAAAGCCTTCTATGGCTCCCGTAGCTCTTGAGATCTCCAGGAATTTGATTTATAATTTACTTGTTAAACTGTGTAtctggggcacctgtctggctcagtcggtggagcattcgactcttgatctcagggttgtgagttcaagccccacattgggtgtagagattacttaaaaattgttttaagtccTAAAAAAAACCAACCCCTTTATGTATCTATGTGTAATTTTCTGTGTgtgggtgcatatatatatatatatgtacatatatatatgcatatatatacacacatacatatatatgatagttgaaaataaaagaaaaaaatctatgatttGTCTCACCTgacagtaaaacttaaaataagacaaattttaatctttagttaataaatattatataaaactgataaatcactgacctctatctctttttttttttttaagattttatttatttatttgacagagagagatcacaagtagacagagaggcaggcagagagagagagagagggaagcaggctccccgctgagcagagagcccgatgcgggcctcgatcccaggaccctgagatcaacccactgagccacccaggcgcccctgacctctatctctgaaaccaataatatatgttaactaaatgaatttttaaaaataaaatcaaatttaaaaaaatatctttagttAACAAagtctattaaaataaaacttgtgggggcgcctgggtggctcagtgggttaaagcctctgccttcagcttgggtcatggtctcagggtcctgggatcgagccccacatatatatgctctctgctcagtggagagcctgcttccccctcttttttgcctgtctctctgcctactgtgatctctgtctgtcaaatggataaataagatctttaaaaaataaaattaaaaataaaaaaataaaacttgtgtgGTCTGGAACTCCCACCTCACCTTGTTCTCTGTGCTCTGGCCACATCACCTTCCTTCCAGTTTTTCAAAGCACCATGCTATAATCtgacctcaggacctttgcatataTAGTTCCTCCTGCCTGGTCTGCCCTCCATGTAATTAATTCCTGTTCACCCTTCAGAACTCAGCTCAAAATACCACTTCCTTGGGGACATCTTCCCTGAAAATCCAGA from Mustela erminea isolate mMusErm1 chromosome 1, mMusErm1.Pri, whole genome shotgun sequence harbors:
- the TREX1 gene encoding three-prime repair exonuclease 1 encodes the protein MGSQAPAPGPVQTLIFLDLEATGLPSSQPKVTELCLLAVHRCALESSPPTQGPPTVPPPPRVLDKLSLCVAPGKACSPEASKITGLSTAILAAHGRLCFDADLAGLLRAFLQRQPQPWCLVAHNGDRYDFPLLQAELAVLGLASVLDGALCVDSIAALKALERAASPSEHGPRKSYSLGSVYTRLYGQAPPDSHMAESDVLALLSICQWRPRALLQWVDAHARPFSTVKPMYVVTASAGTNPRPSASTATKALARATDTSANLGKGRKPKAVPPVEGPGASPKEGLLAPLGLLAFLTLALAMLYGLSLATPGQ
- the SHISA5 gene encoding protein shisa-5 isoform X3; protein product: MSGFGATVAIGLTIFVLTVVTVIICFTCSCCSLYKMCRRPPRPVVTTTTATTVVHTPYPQPPSVPPSYPGPTYQGYHPMPPQPGMPAAPYPTQYPPPYPAQPMGPPAYHETLAGGAAMPYPASQPPYNPAYMDPPKAVP
- the SHISA5 gene encoding protein shisa-5 isoform X2, translating into MATRVPELRILLLLLLLLPPPPAHSEVCVASRGHNFFPESCPDFCCGNCYNQYCCSDELKKFVGNEESCAEPKASVFAGTEPLEQLGSALRFRSSLDSDPMSGFGATVAIGLTIFVLTVVTVIICFTCSCCSLYKMCRRPPRPVVTTTTATTVVHTPYPQPPSVPPSYPGPTYQGYHPMPPQPGMPAAPYPTQYPPPYPAQPMGPPAYHETLAGGAAMPYPASQPPYNPAYMDPPKAVP
- the SHISA5 gene encoding protein shisa-5 isoform X1 produces the protein MATRVPELRILLLLLLLLPPPPGAHSEVCVASRGHNFFPESCPDFCCGNCYNQYCCSDELKKFVGNEESCAEPKASVFAGTEPLEQLGSALRFRSSLDSDPMSGFGATVAIGLTIFVLTVVTVIICFTCSCCSLYKMCRRPPRPVVTTTTATTVVHTPYPQPPSVPPSYPGPTYQGYHPMPPQPGMPAAPYPTQYPPPYPAQPMGPPAYHETLAGGAAMPYPASQPPYNPAYMDPPKAVP
- the SHISA5 gene encoding protein shisa-5 isoform X4 — translated: MGFGATVAIGLTIFVLTVVTVIICFTCSCCSLYKMCRRPPRPVVTTTTATTVVHTPYPQPPSVPPSYPGPTYQGYHPMPPQPGMPAAPYPTQYPPPYPAQPMGPPAYHETLAGGAAMPYPASQPPYNPAYMDPPKAVP